The following coding sequences are from one Microbacterium wangchenii window:
- the rarD gene encoding EamA family transporter RarD, which translates to MDRTTPPAPVAPAPSEARERLTGGAYAFTAYLLWGILPLYFVSLLPTGAWELVAWRIVLSLVFCVVLLAVTRAWRPLRAILRQPRLLGWTALAGGLIYINWMVYVLATLSGHVVETSLGYFINPLVTVVLGVLVLRERLRLTQWLALGLAAVAVVVIVVGYGAFPWIALSLAFSFGLYGLVKKRIGPAVDAVSGLTLESAWLTPIALVQLAVVAAISGLTLFTAGPVHAVLLLLAGVVTATPLLFFAAGARRTPLTVMGMLQFVAPILQFAIGVWVFGEPMPVERWIGFALVWVALIVLTADSVAAARRGRRAGADVAEPA; encoded by the coding sequence GTGGATCGGACGACGCCCCCCGCCCCCGTCGCACCTGCACCGTCGGAGGCCCGCGAGCGACTGACCGGCGGGGCGTACGCCTTCACCGCGTACCTGCTGTGGGGCATCCTGCCGCTGTACTTCGTCTCGCTCCTGCCCACCGGGGCGTGGGAGCTCGTGGCGTGGCGGATCGTGCTGTCGTTGGTGTTCTGCGTGGTCCTGCTCGCGGTCACCCGTGCGTGGCGGCCGCTGCGGGCGATTCTCCGGCAGCCGAGACTGCTCGGCTGGACGGCCCTGGCCGGCGGACTCATCTATATCAACTGGATGGTCTACGTCCTGGCCACCCTCAGCGGCCACGTCGTGGAGACGAGCCTGGGCTACTTCATCAACCCTCTCGTGACGGTCGTGCTGGGCGTTCTCGTGCTGCGCGAGCGCCTGCGCCTCACCCAGTGGCTCGCCCTCGGGCTGGCCGCCGTCGCGGTCGTCGTCATCGTCGTCGGCTACGGCGCGTTCCCCTGGATCGCCCTGAGCCTGGCGTTCTCCTTCGGCCTGTACGGCCTGGTGAAAAAGCGCATCGGCCCGGCCGTCGACGCCGTCAGCGGGCTCACGCTGGAATCGGCGTGGCTCACCCCCATAGCGCTCGTGCAGCTCGCCGTCGTGGCCGCGATCTCCGGGCTCACCCTGTTCACGGCCGGCCCTGTTCACGCCGTGCTGCTCCTGCTCGCGGGCGTGGTCACCGCCACCCCGCTGCTGTTCTTCGCCGCCGGCGCGCGGCGCACGCCGCTGACGGTCATGGGGATGCTGCAGTTCGTGGCGCCCATCCTGCAGTTCGCGATCGGGGTGTGGGTGTTCGGCGAGCCGATGCCGGTGGAGCGGTGGATCGGGTTCGCCCTCGTGTGGGTCGCCCTCATCGTGCTGACCGCCGACTCCGTCGCGGCCGCGCGTCGCGGCCGGCGGGCGGGCGCGGACGTCGCCGAACCGGCCTGA
- a CDS encoding branched-chain amino acid ABC transporter permease, whose amino-acid sequence MDWLPILSNTASSILSPATIGYALAALGLAVHFGYAGLINMGIAGFMAIGAYGYAISILSFGLPWWAGALVGLGAAAVFALILGIPTLRLRGDYLAIVTIAAAEVVRLLFLTTAFDEFTGSADGLSGYHTSFRASNPLPDGTYGLGPWTYNENGWWVRIMGLVTLGIAVLVVWMLMRSPWGRVLKGIREDEDAVRSLGKNVFSYKMQSLVLGGMLAAAGGIVYALPSAVSPGVYVTSLTFFVWTALLLGGAATVFGPLLGSLIFWVLQTFLSNVLPALVQAGFLPFMNQIQAGTLRFILVGVALMLLVIFMPQGILGNKKELTFVK is encoded by the coding sequence ATGGACTGGCTTCCCATCCTCTCGAACACCGCATCCTCGATCCTCAGTCCCGCCACGATCGGCTACGCGCTGGCGGCCCTGGGCCTGGCGGTGCACTTCGGCTACGCGGGCCTCATCAACATGGGCATCGCCGGCTTCATGGCGATCGGCGCCTACGGCTACGCCATCTCGATCCTCTCCTTCGGGCTGCCCTGGTGGGCCGGAGCGCTGGTCGGCCTGGGGGCTGCGGCGGTGTTCGCCCTGATCCTCGGCATCCCGACGCTGCGGCTGCGAGGCGACTACCTCGCGATCGTCACGATCGCCGCCGCCGAGGTGGTGCGCCTGCTGTTCCTCACGACGGCCTTCGACGAGTTCACCGGCTCCGCCGACGGGCTCAGCGGCTACCACACGAGCTTCCGCGCCTCGAATCCGCTGCCCGACGGCACCTATGGCCTCGGGCCGTGGACGTACAACGAGAACGGGTGGTGGGTCCGCATCATGGGCCTGGTCACCCTCGGCATCGCCGTGCTCGTGGTGTGGATGCTCATGCGCAGCCCGTGGGGCCGCGTGCTCAAGGGCATCCGCGAAGACGAGGACGCCGTGCGCTCGCTCGGCAAGAACGTCTTCTCCTACAAGATGCAGTCGCTCGTGCTGGGCGGCATGCTCGCCGCGGCCGGTGGGATCGTGTACGCCCTCCCCTCGGCGGTGAGCCCCGGCGTCTACGTCACGTCGCTGACCTTCTTCGTGTGGACCGCGCTCCTCCTGGGCGGTGCGGCCACGGTGTTCGGACCGCTCCTGGGCTCGCTCATCTTCTGGGTGCTGCAGACGTTCCTCTCCAACGTGCTGCCGGCGCTCGTGCAGGCGGGCTTCCTGCCCTTCATGAACCAGATCCAGGCCGGCACGCTGCGCTTCATCCTCGTCGGCGTCGCGCTGATGCTGCTGGTGATCTTCATGCCGCAGGGCATCCTCGGCAACAAGAAGGAGCTGACCTTTGTCAAATAA
- a CDS encoding ABC transporter ATP-binding protein — MHVGTPGPGVKKVDPIIVADDITRSFGGINAVDVEHLEIPRGAITALIGPNGAGKTTLFNLLTGFDKPNSGSWTFDGKSLSGVPAYKVARMGLVRTFQLTKALGLLTVMENMKLGATGQRGERFFQSLIPAMWRPQDAGIEERAEGLLRKFKLDAKADDFAASLSGGQRKLLEMARSLMTEPTLVMLDEPMAGVNPALTQSLLDHILDLKDLGMTVLFVEHDMHMVRHIADWVIVMAEGRVVAEGDPESVMKNPAVIDAYLGAHQELDLGVVTGRIPVILADPTTDAAASESASAAILVDEGVAEDEENRR, encoded by the coding sequence CTGCACGTGGGCACCCCCGGCCCCGGGGTGAAGAAGGTCGACCCGATCATCGTCGCCGACGACATCACGCGCTCGTTCGGCGGCATCAACGCCGTCGACGTCGAGCACCTGGAGATCCCGCGCGGCGCGATCACCGCCCTCATCGGCCCCAACGGCGCGGGCAAGACGACGCTCTTCAATCTGCTCACGGGCTTCGACAAGCCCAACAGCGGATCCTGGACCTTCGACGGCAAGTCCCTGTCGGGGGTGCCGGCGTACAAGGTCGCCCGTATGGGGCTCGTGCGCACGTTCCAGCTGACCAAGGCCCTGGGCCTGCTCACGGTCATGGAGAACATGAAGCTGGGCGCGACCGGTCAGCGCGGCGAGCGGTTCTTCCAGAGCCTCATCCCCGCGATGTGGCGCCCGCAGGACGCCGGGATCGAAGAGCGCGCGGAGGGCCTGCTGCGCAAGTTCAAACTCGACGCGAAGGCCGACGACTTCGCCGCTTCCCTCTCCGGAGGCCAGCGCAAGCTCCTGGAGATGGCGCGCTCGCTCATGACCGAGCCCACGCTCGTCATGCTCGACGAGCCGATGGCCGGGGTGAACCCCGCGCTGACGCAGTCGCTGCTGGACCACATCCTCGACCTCAAAGACCTCGGCATGACCGTGCTGTTCGTCGAGCACGACATGCACATGGTGCGCCACATCGCCGACTGGGTGATCGTGATGGCCGAGGGCCGCGTGGTCGCCGAGGGCGATCCGGAGTCGGTCATGAAGAATCCCGCCGTGATCGACGCCTACCTGGGCGCGCACCAGGAGCTCGACCTGGGCGTGGTCACCGGCCGCATCCCGGTCATCCTGGCCGATCCGACGACGGATGCCGCCGCATCCGAGAGCGCCAGCGCCGCGATCCTCGTGGACGAGGGCGTCGCCGAAGACGAGGAGAACCGCCGATGA
- a CDS encoding ABC transporter substrate-binding protein, with the protein MSVFTRSRAGKVFGAIAVAGVSALFLAGCGGGGGEAAETGGGNSSEVGGELDLKIGTALPQTGTLAFLGPPEEAGVGYAAAQINEISDETGLSLEVVFGDSGDTDNKAYETEIPRLLAEDVSAVIGAASSGVSLQFIDQVTGAGVIQFSPANTSDEFTTYEDNGLYFRTAPSDVLQGEVLGNLIAEDGNQTLGLIVLNDSYGTGLAKYVSEAFEAAGGEVVAETTYNTGDTTFDTQISEVLAADPDAIALITFDEVATILPSLFGSYPAEDLYFVDGNLKNFADAFPAGSLTGAKGTLPGLSIDSIADFTGELDAFVEAEGLPALEDYSYAAESYDATILLSLAALAAGSTDSADIAEKLIEVSGGSGDGETCSTYADCAQIILDGGTADYEGISGPITFDEVGDPTEASIGIYQYGEDNNYSAYEG; encoded by the coding sequence ATGAGCGTCTTCACACGTTCGCGTGCGGGCAAGGTCTTCGGCGCCATCGCCGTGGCCGGTGTCAGCGCGCTCTTCCTGGCCGGGTGCGGCGGTGGCGGCGGAGAGGCCGCCGAGACCGGCGGCGGTAACTCCTCCGAAGTCGGCGGCGAGCTCGACCTCAAGATCGGCACGGCGCTTCCCCAGACGGGGACCCTGGCCTTCCTGGGCCCGCCGGAAGAGGCCGGCGTCGGCTACGCCGCGGCGCAGATCAACGAGATCTCCGACGAGACGGGTCTGTCGCTCGAGGTCGTCTTCGGCGACTCAGGCGACACCGACAACAAGGCCTACGAGACCGAGATCCCCCGCCTGCTGGCCGAGGACGTCTCCGCCGTCATCGGCGCCGCGTCCTCGGGCGTCTCGCTGCAGTTCATCGACCAGGTGACCGGTGCCGGCGTCATCCAGTTCTCGCCGGCGAACACCTCCGACGAGTTCACGACGTACGAGGACAACGGCCTGTACTTCCGCACCGCACCCTCCGACGTGTTGCAGGGCGAGGTGCTCGGCAACCTCATCGCAGAGGACGGCAACCAGACCCTCGGCCTGATCGTGCTCAACGACTCGTACGGTACGGGCCTGGCCAAGTACGTCTCCGAGGCCTTCGAGGCCGCCGGTGGCGAGGTGGTCGCCGAGACCACGTACAACACCGGTGACACCACGTTCGACACGCAGATCAGCGAGGTTCTCGCGGCCGACCCCGACGCGATCGCGCTGATCACGTTCGACGAGGTCGCCACGATCCTGCCGAGCCTGTTCGGGTCGTACCCGGCCGAAGACCTGTACTTCGTCGACGGCAACCTGAAGAACTTCGCCGACGCGTTCCCGGCCGGCTCCCTCACGGGCGCCAAGGGCACGCTGCCCGGTCTGTCGATCGACTCGATCGCGGACTTCACCGGCGAGCTCGACGCGTTCGTCGAGGCGGAGGGTCTGCCGGCGCTGGAGGACTACAGCTACGCGGCCGAGTCCTACGACGCCACGATCCTGCTCTCCCTCGCGGCCCTCGCGGCCGGGTCGACCGACTCCGCGGATATCGCGGAGAAGCTCATCGAGGTCTCGGGTGGTTCGGGTGACGGGGAGACGTGCTCCACGTACGCCGACTGCGCCCAGATCATCCTGGACGGCGGCACGGCCGACTACGAGGGCATCTCGGGTCCGATCACGTTCGACGAGGTCGGCGACCCGACCGAGGCGTCGATCGGCATCTACCAGTACGGCGAGGACAACAACTACTCCGCCTACGAGGGCTGA
- the guaB gene encoding IMP dehydrogenase, whose protein sequence is MENHDPFGFVGLTYDDVLLLPGHTDVIPSEADTSSRVTRRITVATPLLSAAMDTVTEARLAIAIAREGGLGILHRNASIQEQASMVDRVKRSESGMITDPITTTPDASIEEVDALCAQYRISGLPVVDDDGRLLGIITNRDMRFVSGFERRTTKVRDVMTREGLITGRVGIGANEVIALFAQHRVEKLPLIDDDGKLAGLITIKDFDKSEKYPLATKDEHGRLRVGAAIGFFGDAWERAEALRDVGVDVLVVDTANGQSAGVIDMVRRLKSDPSFAHIDVIGGNVATREGAQALVDAGADAVKVGVGPGSICTTRIVAGVGVPQVTAIWEAFQATREAGIPVIADGGLQYSGDIAKALVAGADTVMLGSLLAGTDESPGEIVFQGGKQFKQYRGMGSLGALQTRGKKTSYSKDRYFQADVPTDDKLIPEGIEGQVAYRGPLSAVAYQLVGGLRQSMFYVGARTIEELKAKGRFVRITAAGLKESHPHDVQIVVEAPNYSRK, encoded by the coding sequence ATGGAGAACCACGACCCCTTCGGCTTCGTCGGCCTCACCTACGACGACGTCCTCCTCCTTCCCGGGCACACGGATGTCATCCCCAGCGAGGCCGACACCTCCTCGCGGGTGACGCGTCGGATCACCGTGGCGACGCCGCTGCTGTCGGCGGCGATGGACACCGTCACCGAGGCGCGCCTGGCGATCGCGATCGCGCGTGAGGGCGGCCTGGGCATCCTGCACCGCAATGCCTCCATCCAGGAGCAGGCCTCGATGGTCGACCGGGTCAAGCGCAGCGAATCGGGCATGATCACCGACCCGATCACGACGACGCCGGATGCCTCGATCGAGGAAGTGGACGCGCTGTGCGCGCAGTACCGCATCTCGGGTCTCCCCGTCGTCGATGACGACGGGCGGCTCCTGGGCATCATCACCAACCGCGACATGCGGTTCGTCTCCGGTTTCGAGCGGCGCACGACGAAGGTGCGCGACGTCATGACGCGCGAGGGTCTCATCACCGGCCGCGTCGGGATCGGCGCCAACGAGGTCATCGCCCTCTTCGCGCAGCACCGCGTGGAGAAGCTGCCCCTCATCGACGACGACGGCAAGCTCGCCGGCCTCATCACGATCAAGGACTTCGACAAGAGCGAGAAGTATCCCCTCGCGACCAAGGACGAGCACGGGCGCCTCCGCGTGGGCGCGGCGATCGGATTCTTCGGCGACGCGTGGGAGCGGGCCGAGGCCCTCCGCGACGTCGGCGTCGACGTCCTCGTCGTGGACACGGCCAACGGTCAGTCCGCGGGTGTCATCGACATGGTGCGACGCCTGAAGTCCGACCCGTCCTTCGCGCACATCGACGTCATCGGCGGCAACGTCGCCACGCGCGAGGGCGCGCAGGCGCTCGTGGACGCCGGCGCGGATGCGGTCAAGGTCGGCGTGGGTCCGGGATCCATCTGCACGACGCGGATCGTCGCCGGCGTCGGCGTGCCGCAGGTCACGGCGATCTGGGAGGCGTTCCAGGCCACGCGGGAGGCGGGCATCCCCGTCATCGCCGACGGCGGGCTGCAGTACTCCGGCGACATCGCCAAGGCGCTGGTCGCCGGGGCCGACACCGTCATGCTCGGCTCGTTGCTGGCCGGCACGGACGAGTCGCCGGGCGAGATCGTCTTCCAGGGCGGCAAGCAGTTCAAGCAGTACCGCGGCATGGGGTCGCTCGGCGCGCTGCAGACGCGCGGGAAGAAGACGTCGTACTCCAAGGACCGCTACTTCCAGGCCGACGTGCCCACCGACGACAAGCTCATCCCCGAGGGTATCGAGGGGCAGGTCGCCTACCGCGGGCCACTCTCGGCCGTCGCCTATCAGCTCGTCGGCGGACTGCGTCAGTCGATGTTCTACGTCGGTGCCCGCACGATCGAGGAGCTCAAGGCCAAGGGACGCTTCGTCCGCATCACCGCGGCAGGGCTCAAGGAATCGCACCCGCACGACGTGCAGATCGTCGTCGAGGCGCCCAACTACAGCCGCAAGTAG
- a CDS encoding ABC transporter ATP-binding protein yields the protein MSTVATDTAVVVIDDVHAGYLPGVNILNGCSLTASQGELVGIIGPNGAGKSTLLKAIFGQVNVRSGKILLEGEDITGLKANKLVGRGVGFIPQSNNVFPSLTIEENLQMGLYQRPKAYKERLEFVTGIFAELGKRLKQRAGSLSGGERQMVAMSRALMMDPKVLLLDEPSAGLSPVRQDEAFIRVSEINKAGVTCIMVEQNARRCLQICDRGYVLDQGRDAYTGTGRELLNDPKVTELYLGTLGQ from the coding sequence ATGAGCACGGTCGCCACCGACACCGCCGTCGTCGTCATCGACGACGTCCACGCCGGCTACCTCCCCGGCGTGAACATCCTCAACGGCTGTTCGCTGACCGCCTCCCAGGGGGAGCTGGTCGGGATCATCGGCCCGAACGGCGCGGGCAAGTCCACGCTGCTGAAGGCGATCTTCGGGCAGGTCAACGTGCGCTCGGGGAAGATCCTGCTCGAGGGCGAGGACATCACCGGCCTGAAGGCGAACAAGCTCGTCGGGCGCGGGGTGGGCTTCATCCCGCAGAGCAACAACGTCTTCCCCAGCCTCACGATCGAGGAGAACCTCCAGATGGGGCTGTACCAGCGCCCCAAGGCCTACAAGGAGCGCCTGGAGTTCGTCACCGGCATCTTCGCGGAGCTCGGCAAGCGGCTGAAGCAGCGCGCAGGGTCGCTCTCCGGCGGCGAGCGGCAGATGGTCGCCATGAGCCGCGCGCTCATGATGGACCCGAAGGTGCTGCTCCTGGACGAGCCGTCGGCCGGTCTCTCGCCGGTGCGGCAGGATGAGGCGTTCATCCGGGTCTCGGAGATCAACAAGGCCGGCGTCACGTGCATCATGGTCGAGCAGAACGCGCGCCGCTGCCTGCAGATCTGCGACCGCGGCTACGTGCTGGACCAGGGCCGGGACGCCTACACCGGCACCGGCCGCGAGCTCCTGAACGACCCCAAGGTCACCGAGCTGTACCTCGGCACCCTCGGCCAGTAG
- a CDS encoding Hsp70 family protein, which yields MNGPYYLAIDVGTSRTSAAIARFAPDGSLLATPFPLGRSGDNAPTVVFAADGELLFGDAAERRGHTQPDRLIREYKRRIGDDVPILAADRAFAPEELYARTVDWAARAVVEREGGSPALLAITVPAAWGEYRSDIVRTALSEQGWRGVVVITEPEAAARHYESTNPLPEGRVLAVYDFGGGTFDAVALRKDADGAVRIVGAPAGIPDLGGADFDDALVRHVVRTARLDTMALAGDTSGRMALAALRRECVDAKESLSFDSEAVVPVLLSGDQRSVRLSRDEFEVMIADDLDRTVDAFEDALERAGVDLDDVDAILLTGGTSRIPRVAQVLSERFDRPIALDADPKAIIALGAARAAADAARAAAEPADDVPALVVEDDAPALRPEPAAGAARRSWFRRAPVAAYLTVGAAVVLASLGVAGAPTLGTAIVGASDRADMTAAPEAAAADAGPGDHSAAQPAESAVEPVAEAEGARPEGTTWRRTPAKKPASATPPRTPGSSTRAAAQGRAAQGTTPAGGSAATPRPSSGSPSGSTPAPTPGGGDATPDPGPTDPGPSDPGPTDPGPADPGPANPGPADPGPTDPGPSDPGGTGGVDTGGGDTGGGDTAETPPADPPAEADPTPPPGGEPSPTPTAGVPV from the coding sequence ATGAATGGTCCGTACTATTTGGCGATCGATGTCGGCACCAGCCGGACATCTGCGGCGATCGCGAGGTTCGCGCCGGACGGCAGTCTGCTGGCCACGCCGTTCCCGCTCGGGCGCAGCGGCGACAACGCACCCACGGTGGTGTTCGCCGCCGACGGCGAGCTGCTGTTCGGCGACGCGGCCGAGCGGCGGGGGCATACGCAGCCGGATCGCCTGATCCGGGAGTACAAGCGCCGGATCGGCGACGACGTGCCGATCCTCGCCGCCGACCGCGCCTTCGCGCCGGAGGAGCTGTACGCCCGCACGGTGGACTGGGCAGCGCGCGCCGTCGTGGAGCGCGAGGGCGGATCCCCCGCGCTGCTGGCGATCACGGTGCCCGCCGCGTGGGGCGAGTACCGCAGCGACATCGTGCGGACGGCGCTGTCGGAGCAGGGTTGGCGCGGCGTCGTGGTCATCACCGAGCCGGAGGCCGCCGCCCGCCACTACGAGTCGACCAATCCGCTGCCCGAGGGCCGCGTTCTCGCCGTCTACGACTTCGGCGGCGGCACCTTCGACGCCGTCGCCCTCCGCAAGGACGCGGATGGGGCCGTGCGCATCGTCGGTGCACCCGCCGGCATCCCCGACCTCGGCGGCGCCGACTTCGACGATGCCCTCGTGCGCCACGTCGTGCGCACGGCGCGCCTGGACACCATGGCGCTGGCCGGCGACACGTCGGGGCGGATGGCGCTGGCGGCGCTGCGGCGGGAGTGCGTGGATGCCAAGGAGTCGCTGTCGTTCGACTCCGAGGCCGTCGTGCCGGTGCTGCTGTCGGGCGACCAGCGCAGCGTCCGCCTGAGCCGCGACGAGTTCGAGGTCATGATCGCCGACGACCTGGACCGCACCGTCGACGCGTTCGAGGACGCCCTCGAACGCGCCGGGGTGGACCTCGACGATGTCGACGCGATCCTGCTGACCGGCGGGACCTCCCGCATCCCGCGCGTGGCGCAGGTGCTCTCGGAGCGGTTCGACCGCCCGATCGCCCTGGACGCCGACCCGAAGGCGATCATCGCCCTGGGCGCTGCCCGCGCGGCCGCCGACGCCGCCCGCGCCGCAGCCGAGCCCGCCGACGATGTGCCGGCGCTCGTCGTCGAGGACGACGCTCCCGCGCTCCGGCCCGAGCCCGCCGCAGGTGCCGCGCGGCGCAGCTGGTTCCGGCGCGCACCGGTGGCGGCGTACCTCACGGTGGGGGCGGCGGTCGTGCTGGCGAGTCTCGGCGTCGCCGGCGCCCCGACACTGGGCACCGCCATCGTGGGAGCCTCCGACCGTGCCGATATGACCGCGGCGCCCGAGGCCGCGGCCGCGGATGCGGGCCCCGGTGACCACAGCGCCGCCCAGCCCGCCGAGTCGGCGGTGGAGCCCGTCGCCGAGGCGGAGGGCGCCCGCCCCGAGGGCACGACGTGGCGGCGCACCCCGGCCAAGAAGCCCGCCTCGGCGACGCCCCCGCGCACTCCCGGCAGCTCGACGCGTGCCGCCGCGCAGGGGCGGGCCGCGCAGGGGACCACACCCGCCGGCGGTTCGGCGGCCACCCCGCGCCCCTCCTCCGGCTCCCCCTCGGGCTCGACTCCCGCCCCCACACCCGGCGGCGGGGATGCGACACCCGACCCCGGCCCGACCGACCCCGGCCCCTCCGATCCCGGCCCCACCGATCCCGGCCCCGCCGATCCCGGCCCCGCCAATCCCGGCCCGGCCGACCCCGGCCCCACCGACCCCGGGCCCAGCGACCCCGGCGGCACCGGCGGAGTGGACACCGGCGGAGGCGACACCGGCGGAGGCGACACCGCGGAGACACCGCCCGCCGATCCCCCGGCGGAAGCGGATCCGACGCCACCGCCGGGCGGCGAGCCCTCACCGACGCCCACCGCCGGCGTGCCCGTGTGA
- the groES gene encoding co-chaperone GroES — protein MSVSIKPLEDRIVIQQVEAEQTTSSGLVIPDTAKEKPQEGEVVAVGPGRIDDNGNRVPLDVAVGDRVIYSKYGGTEVKFGADEYLVLSARDVLAVVVR, from the coding sequence GTGTCGGTTTCCATCAAGCCGCTCGAGGACCGCATCGTCATCCAGCAGGTCGAGGCTGAGCAGACCACCTCCAGTGGTCTCGTCATCCCCGACACCGCCAAGGAGAAGCCGCAGGAGGGCGAGGTCGTCGCCGTCGGACCCGGCCGCATCGACGACAACGGCAACCGCGTTCCGCTCGACGTCGCCGTCGGCGACCGCGTGATCTACAGCAAGTACGGCGGCACCGAGGTCAAGTTCGGCGCCGACGAGTACCTCGTGCTCTCGGCTCGCGACGTCCTCGCGGTCGTCGTCCGCTGA
- a CDS encoding branched-chain amino acid ABC transporter permease: MSPTTTAARRKRAGALPALFALLLTLLGVFAGSAPAVAAEDDPYRISGNVQLDGEPLEGVILVIDGPGGDQEAETDAAGQWRVGVPERGEEYTVTLDEDTLPEGIAVVDPEDDSPNVKEVEVGAGGRVTVNFFIGEGERNVTSFFDQLIQRTVQGLNFGLTLALAAVGLSLVFGTTGISNFAHGEMVTFGAVAALFLVGLSLPWWLGFPLAVILGAVFGLVMDMVLWRPLRRRRVAVVQLMIVSIGLSLTLRYIYQFFIGGGTSQLPFSSAPKINLFGSVQMSVIDMVSIGISLVVIVAFALWLTRSRLGKATRAISDNPSLASASGIDVDFVVRVVWIVAGAMAALAGILYAYYRPGIKWDMGAQVLLLMFAAVTLGGLGTAFGALIGAIVVGLLVEVSTLFGIPSDLKYATALLILIVILLFRPQGILGRRERIG; this comes from the coding sequence GTGAGTCCCACGACCACTGCGGCGCGCCGAAAGCGCGCGGGAGCGCTCCCCGCCTTGTTCGCGCTTCTCCTGACGTTGCTCGGAGTGTTCGCCGGCTCGGCGCCCGCCGTCGCGGCCGAGGACGACCCCTATCGCATCAGCGGCAACGTCCAGCTCGACGGCGAACCGCTCGAAGGCGTCATCCTGGTCATCGACGGGCCGGGGGGTGATCAGGAGGCGGAGACGGATGCCGCGGGCCAGTGGCGCGTCGGCGTCCCCGAGCGCGGCGAGGAGTACACCGTCACCCTCGACGAGGACACGCTCCCCGAGGGCATCGCCGTGGTCGACCCCGAGGACGACAGCCCCAACGTGAAAGAGGTCGAGGTCGGCGCCGGCGGCCGCGTCACCGTGAACTTCTTCATCGGCGAGGGCGAGCGCAACGTCACGAGCTTCTTCGACCAGCTCATCCAGCGGACCGTGCAGGGCCTGAACTTCGGCCTCACGCTGGCCCTGGCCGCCGTCGGGCTCTCGCTCGTGTTCGGCACCACCGGCATCTCCAACTTCGCCCACGGCGAGATGGTCACGTTCGGCGCCGTCGCGGCCCTGTTCCTCGTCGGGCTGTCGCTGCCGTGGTGGCTCGGGTTCCCCCTGGCGGTGATCCTGGGGGCGGTGTTCGGGCTCGTGATGGACATGGTGCTGTGGCGGCCGCTCCGACGCCGACGCGTCGCGGTCGTCCAGCTGATGATCGTGAGCATCGGGCTGTCGCTCACGCTGCGGTACATCTACCAGTTCTTCATCGGCGGCGGCACGAGCCAGCTGCCGTTCTCCTCGGCACCGAAGATCAACCTGTTCGGGTCGGTGCAGATGAGCGTCATCGACATGGTCTCCATCGGCATCTCCCTCGTCGTGATCGTCGCCTTCGCCCTGTGGCTGACCCGGTCGCGGCTGGGCAAGGCCACGCGAGCCATCTCCGACAACCCGTCGCTTGCCTCCGCATCCGGCATCGACGTCGACTTCGTCGTCCGGGTGGTGTGGATCGTGGCCGGCGCGATGGCCGCCCTGGCCGGCATCCTCTATGCGTACTACCGCCCCGGCATCAAGTGGGACATGGGGGCGCAGGTGCTGCTGCTGATGTTCGCCGCCGTCACCCTGGGCGGCCTGGGCACGGCGTTCGGCGCCCTCATCGGCGCGATCGTCGTGGGCCTGCTCGTGGAGGTGTCGACCCTGTTCGGCATCCCGTCCGACCTCAAGTACGCCACCGCACTTCTGATCCTGATCGTCATCCTGCTGTTCCGACCGCAGGGTATCCTCGGCCGCCGCGAGAGAATAGGTTAG